One window of Bactrocera tryoni isolate S06 chromosome 2, CSIRO_BtryS06_freeze2, whole genome shotgun sequence genomic DNA carries:
- the LOC120769379 gene encoding fructose-1,6-bisphosphatase 1 isoform X2: protein METGQAFDSNAMTLTRFVLQEQRKFKHATGDLSQLLNCIQTAIKAIASAVRKAGIAKLHGIAGDINVQGEEVKKLDVLSNELFINMLKSSYTTALLVSEENENVIEVELERQGKYVVCFDPLDGSSNIDCLVSIGSIFAIYRRQTEGEPTIQDALQPGNKIVAAGYALYGSATAIVLSLGAGVNGFTYDPAIGEFILTDPNMRVPEKGKIYSINEGYASDWDAGVFGYIAAKKDPSKGKPYGARYVGSMVADVHRTIKYGGIFIYPATKSAPNGKLRLMYECNPMAFLMTQAGGLASDGRIDILDIVPQKIHERSPIFLGSKQDVEEALSYVQAAQK, encoded by the exons atggaGACCGGTCAAGCGTTCGATTCCAATGCCATGACATTGACGCGCTTTGTGCTGCAGGAGCAACGCAAGTTCAAACATGCCACCGGCGATCTCTCACAATTGCTCAACTGCATACAGACAGCCATCAAGGCCATCGCCTCGGCGGTGCGTAAAGCTGGCATAGCCAAATTGCATGGCATAGCGGGCGATATCAATGTGCAAGGTGAGGAGGTGAAGAAACTGGATGTGCTTTCGAATGAACTATTTATCAATATGTTAAAATCATCATACACCACGGCGCTGCTGGTGTCCGAGGAGAATGAGAATGTGATTGAGGTGGAGTTGGAGCGACAG GGTAAATATGTGGTCTGCTTCGATCCGCTCGACGGTTCTTCGAACATCGATTGTTTGGTCTCGATCGGTTCCATCTTCGCCATCTACCGGCGTCAAACCGAAGGTGAACCCACCATACAAGATGCATTGCAGCCGGGTAATAAAATTGTTGCCGCCGGTTATGCGCTCTATGGTTCAGCCACTGCTATTGTATTGAGTTTGGGTGCGGGCGTTAATGGTTTCACTTACGATCCGGCAATTGGTGAATTCATTTTGACCGATCCGAATATGCGTGTACCGGAAAAGGGTAAAATCTATTCGATTAACGAGGGTTATGCCTCCGATTGGGATGCGGGCGTATTCGGTTATATTGCTGCTAAAAAGGATCCCAGCAAAGGTAAACCATATGGTGCACGCTATGTTGGCTCGATGGTGGCCGATGTACATCGTACCATTAAATATGGTGGCATTTTCATTTATCCTGCAACTAAATCGGCGCCAAACGGTAAATTGCGTCTGATGTACGAATGCAATCCGATGGCATTTTTGATGACACAAGCTGGCGGCTTGGCCAGTGACGGACGCATTGACATTTTGGATATTGTGCCGCAGAAAATACACGAACGCAGCCCTATTTTCCTGGGCTCCAAGCAGGATGTGGAGGAAGCGTTGAGTTATGTGCAAGCCGCGCAAAAGTAG
- the LOC120769537 gene encoding GTP-binding protein 10 homolog has protein sequence MVQLFKCLLKAEKKVVRAHLRNAFIDSLRLTVRGGHGGNGVPKYGGIGGQGGCVYFVAKDGVSLRNVAQKYKTKRIAASSGEDSSKVRILGRRGLDERVEVPTGIQVYDESGQLLGDLNEDSATCIAAGGGTGGCTGNNFLGTPGDHRTVKLDLKLIADVGLVGFPNAGKSTLLKAISNANPKIASYPFTTIRPQIGTIEYPDLRQITLADLPGLIEGAHANIGMGHKFLKHVERTRLLLIMVDIFGFRLGAQHAKRDCLENIYALNKELELYDETLLDKTCVLLVNKMDLKGASDVYKAIKPIINNLEHGLEKCPEEIRPSKLINIERIIPISAKNEKRIDVVKEGLRDVLDNVAERKYVPDALELREQLKRKVGERGPKIT, from the exons atggtgCAACTATTTAAGTGTTTATTAAAAGCTGAAAAGAAG GTTGTACGTGCTCACCTACGTAACGCTTTCATCGACAGTCTGCGTTTGACAGTACGTGGTGGACACGGAGGAAATGGCGTACCAAAGTATGGTGGCATTGGGGGTCAGGGTGGGTGCGTATATTTTGTGGCTAAAGATGGTGTCAGTCTGCGCAATGTAGCACAGAAGTACAAAACAAAGCGTATAGCGGCTTCTAGTGGTGAAGACAGCAGTAAAGTGCGTATACTTGGACGTCGAGGTTTGGACGAACGTGTCGAAGTGCCAACgggtatacaagtatatgacgAAAGTGGCCAGCTGTTGGGTGATTTAAATGAAGATAGTGCAACATGCATAGCAGCAGGCGGTGGCACTGGCGGTTGTACGGGTAATAATTTTTTAGGTACACCTGGTGATCATCGCACGGTAAAATTGGATCTAAAATTGATTGCCGATGTAGGCCTTGTTGGATTTCCTAATGCTGGTAAAAGTACACTGCTTAAAGCTATTTCAAATGCAAATCCGAAAATTGCCTCATATCCAT tCACAACTATACGTCCTCAAATCGGCACCATAGAATATCCTGATTTACGTCAAATAACCCTTGCTGATTTGCCTGGTCTCATTGAGGGCGCACATGCAAATATTGGCATGGGTCATAAATTTCTGAAACACGTCGAACGTACTCGTCTACTGCTCATTATGGTGGACATATTTGGCTTCCGTTTAGGTGCACAACATGCGAAACGAGattgtttggaaaatatttatgcgCTCAACAAAGAATTAGAACTATATGACGAGACGTTGTTGGATAAAACATGCGTGTTACTGGTAAATAAAATGGATTTAAAAGGTGCTTCCGATGTTTACAAAGCTATAAAACCAATTATCAATAATTTGGAGCATGGTTTAGAGAAATGTCCGGAAGAAATAAGACCATCAAAACTTATTAATATTGAACGTATTATACCTATATCTGCGAAAAACGAAAAACGCATCGATGTTGTTAAAGAGGGACTGCGAGACGTCCTTGATAACGTAGCGGAGCGAAAATATGTGCCTGATGCGTTGGAACTACGCGAACAATTAAAAAGGAAAGTTGGTGAGCGAGGaccaaaaataacttaa
- the LOC120768821 gene encoding trans-Golgi network integral membrane protein TGN38-like, which translates to MRTHAATALYSLLALYCLGSTLCGPITDVGKQFQQTGGTVNDLGNIDVVKDAVKPVGGKIISDLNPIENIISSIPDEIGSLEKLISILSKLLSTVKPNDSKLPVDSSSEIPTGSDYDESETQVPVDSSSEVPTGSDKVESETQVPVDSSSEIPTGSDYDGSETQIPVDNSSETPTGSDYDGSETQVPVDSSSEIPTGSDQDESETEIPVDNSSEIPSDSDCDGSETQAPTDNSSEIPTGSDYDESETQAPTDNSSEIPTGSDYDESETQAPVDNSSEIPTGSETQVPVDVSSEIPSVSDNDESATLTESNLILSQQYQLNLTPNMIFGYEKYDWEPTSYCEGLNKT; encoded by the exons atgagaACACACGCAGCAACAGCCTTATACTCACTTCTAGCTCTATACTGCCTAg GAAGTACTTTATGTGGGCCCATAACGGACGTTGGTAAACAGTTTCAGCAGACTGGCGGCACTGTCAATGATTTGGGCAACATTGATGTGGTCAAAGATGCCGTCAAACCAGTCGGTGGTAAAATTATTTCCGATTTAAATCCCATCGAAAACATCATAAGTTCGATTCCAGATGAAATCGGTTCTTTAGAGAAGTTAATTTCTATACTCAGCAAGCTGCTGTCAACAGTAAAACCCAACGACTCTAAGCTTCCTGTCGATAGTTCCTCTGAAATACCAACTGGTTCAGATTACGATGAATCAGAAACGCAAGTTCCAGTCGATAGTTCCTCGGAAGTACCAACTGGTTCCGACAAAGTGGAGTCAGAAACACAGGTTCCGGTCGATAGTTCCTCGGAAATACCAACTGGTTCCGACTACGATGGTTCAGAAACACAGATTCCGGTCGATAACTCCTCAGAAACACCTACTGGTTCCGATTACGATGGTTCAGAAACACAGGTTCCGGTCGATAGTTCTTCGGAAATACCGACAGGTTCCGACCAAGATGAGTCAGAAACAGAAATTCCAGTTGATAACTCCTCAGAAATACCAAGTGATTCCGACTGCGATGGGTCAGAAACTCAGGCTCCAACCGATAATTCCTCTGAAATACCAACTGGTTCAGATTACGATGAATCAGAAACTCAGGCTCCAACCGATAATTCCTCTGAAATACCAACTGGTTCAGATTACGATGAATCAGAAACTCAGGCTCCAGTCGATAATTCCTCAGAAATACCAACTGGTTCAGAAACACAGGTTCCAGTCGATGTTTCCTCAGAAATACCAAGTGTTTCTGACAACGATGAGTCAGCGACACTAACTGAATCCAACCTGATACTTTCTCAGCAGTACCAATTGAATCTAACACCGAATATGATA tttggaTACGAAAAGTATGATTGGGAGCCCACTTCTTACTGTGAAGGCTTAAACAAGACTTAA
- the LOC120768427 gene encoding putative nuclease HARBI1: MDLDLATCLFSGLQTDCLQDKQYFCEEGRFTTMNVKKLFAKEVIAFVRCKELRVLPNPFDIPDDYFKNIFRLDKWLFQDFLLVLCLRTYYRPELDNNRIPFDLRVLTTLTYLAHGHFGALQHLDAFRGYAESILQQCVPEVCQIIVHFLATDYIVFPSNNEETLGIKHGFNSRYGIPHVVGVMDCFHVRLSKVAATQKQDFKCRHGNLAINVQVVCDNKYRFLNVNPRAPGGSSDIFVWKHSHIYGIMKNLFVTAPAWLIADRGYNLDDILINPYRNPRSLPDFRFNALLEAILGVLDTATIMLTSRFRCLKTILPYNHQIAANVVTACVTMHNYLLSKNCAIDEHLMSVVPKRKPLPNAMCEDIWTSGHENREYIKKYLYGLN, from the exons ATGGATTTGGATTTGGCCACTTGCCTATTTAGTGGGCTACAAACTGATTGTTTGCAggacaaacaatatttttgcgAAGAGGGTCGCTTCACAACCATGAATGTTAAAAAGCTTTTTGCAAAAGAAGTAATAGCATTTGTGCGTTGTAAGGAGTTACGAGTACTTCCTAATCCCTTTGACATACCGGATGATTA ctttaaaaatatttttcgactcGACAAGTGGCTCTTCCAGGATTTTTTACTTGTACTCTGTCTCCGTACCTACTATCGTCCAGAGCTAGATAATAATCGTATACCATTCGATTTACGTGTATTAACGACGCTTACATACTTAGCGCATGGTCATTTTGGAGCATTACAACATTTAGATGCTTTTAGAGGCTACGCAGAAAGTATTTTACAACAATGTGTGCCCGAAGTATGCCAGATAATAGTACATTTTCTCGCTACCGATTATATTGT ATTCCCTTCAAATAACGAAGAGACTTTGGGTATTAAGCACGGTTTTAATTCTCGATACGGTATACCGCATGTAGTTGGTGTTATGGATTGTTTCCATGTACGTCTTTCTAAAGTGGCTGCAACACAAAAGCAAGATTTTAAGTGCAGACATGGCAATTTAGCAATTAATGTTCAagtg GTTTGTGATAACAAATATCGTTTCTTAAATGTGAATCCTCGAGCGCCTGGTGGAAGTAGTGACATATTCGTCTGGAAACATAGTCACATATATGGTATTATGAAAAATCTCTTTGTAACGGCACCTGCATGGCTAAttg CTGATCGCGGTTATAATTTAGATGATATCCTAATTAATCCTTATAGAAATCCAAGATCTCTACCGGATTTTCGATTTAATGCGCTATTAGAAGCAATACTTGGCGTGTTAGATACTGCTACTATTATGCTTACATCACGTTTTCG TTGCCTCAAAACGATTTTGCCTTACAATCACCAGATTGCTGCAAATGTTGTCACCGCCTGTGTGACTATGCATAACTATTTGCTTTCCAAAAATTGTGCCATAGATGAACATCTAATGTCAGTGGTACCTAAACGTAAACCACTGCCAAATGCAATGTGCGAGGATATATGGACAAGTGGTCACGAAAATCgggaatatattaaaaaatatctgtatggactaaattaa
- the LOC120769314 gene encoding tRNA-dihydrouridine(47) synthase [NAD(P)(+)]-like — translation MEPGICYIKEEYLVPEIKNNGAHKDPVEQDNKRKSVGDNATENEKPQKYQKTNKKERKRGQNKNRPVFKQDSSLFLCHSLMNGPDLEKCAHANCRYVHDLDAYLKSKPEDLGVKCPVFDAIGFCTRGVTCRFAKAHLDAEGRNIKSPYYDENKARTSMNGITSELQVRLRKREYDFTRSKQLVSQADKLRDERKKKGEVNDSENPVEDTIVEEKNTTEAIVEAVNPPDTEKPIGAVVDDAETGGRDIAQMPPVDFVEKLILSPLTTVGNLPFRRICKEFGADITCGEMACAVPLVKGLTQEWALTKRHASEDVFGVQLCGNNPNIIAQAAQLLQETASINYIDLNIGCPIELIYQHGGGSALMRRTNILETIVRSCSAMSPKIPFTVKMRTGVYADKSVAHELMPLVEEWGAAAVTLHGRSREQRYMKSANWQYIEECAAKVKHIPVIGNGDILNFEDYNEKMEQAPHVSSVMIGRGALIKPWIFKEIKEQKPWNPTSMQRFDILRRYVNYGLEHWGSDMKGVENTRRFLLEWQSFMYRYIPYELLANPPQQINQRPQKFRGRDEIETLMSSPNSTDWVRLSEMLLGPVPAGFEFVPKHKANAY, via the exons ATGGAGCCTGGAATTTGCTATATAAAAGAGGa gTATCTTGTAcccgaaataaaaaacaatggtGCACACAAAGATCCCGTTGAGCAggataataaaagaaaatctgTCGGAGATAATGCAACAGAGAAtgaaaaaccacaaaaatatcaaaaaacgaataaaaaagaaagaaaacgtGGTCAAAATAAA AACCGCCCAGTATTCAAGCAAGACAGTTCGCTTTTCTTATGCCATTCATTAATGAATGGTCCTGATTTGGaaaaatgtgcacatgcaaatTGCCGGTATGTGCATGATCTAGATGCATACTTAAAGTCGAAACCCGAAGATCTGGGTGTAAAATGTCCAGTATTTGACGCTATAGGATTTTGTACGCGTGGTGTTACTTGCCGTTTCGCCAAAGCACATCTGGACGCTGAAGGTCGAAATATCAAGTCACCATATTATGACGAAAATAAAGCGCGCACAAGTATGAATGGAATAACAAGCG AACTACAGGTGAGACTTCGAAAGCGTGAGTATGATTTCACACGCAGCAAACAACTAGTCAGCCAAGCCGACAAATTGCGTGACGAAAGGAAAAAGAAAGGAGAGGTGAATGACAGTGAAAATCCTGTTGAAGACACAATTGTTGAAGAGAAAAACACTACTGAAGCAATTGTGGAAGCAGTGAACCCACCTGACACTGAGAAACCAATTGGTGCAGTTGTAGATGACGCCGAAACTGGTGGACGTGATATAGCGCAAATGCCACCTGTCGATTTCGTCGAAAAATTGATACTTTCTCCACTGACTACTGTAGGAAATTTACCATTTCGACGCATTTGCAAGGAATTTGGTGCAGATATAACATGCGGAGAAATGGCTTGCGCGGTACCACTTGTTAAGGGGCTCACTCAAGAATGGGCGCTTACGAAGCGGCATGCGAGCGAAGATGTATTTGGTGTACAGTTATGTGGCAATAATCCAAATATAATTGCGCAAGCCGCACAATTGCTACAAGAGACTGCAAGTATCAACTATATTGATCTAAACATCGGTTGTCCCATTGAATTAATCTATCAACATGGCGGTGGTAGTGCACTTATGCGGCGTACAAATATATTGGAAACAATTGTACGTTCATGTTCAGCAATGTCGCCAAAAATACCATTTACTGTGAAAATGCGTACCGGTGTCTATGCCGACAAGAGTGTAGCACATGAGCTTATGCCATTAGTGGAGGAGTGGGGTGCAGCTGCTGTGACG ttgCACGGACGTTCACGTGAGCAGCGTTACATGAAGAGCGCTAACTGGCAGTATATTGAGGAGTGTGCAGCAAAAGTAAAACATATACCAGTGATAGGCAATGGTGATATACTAAATTTTGAAGACTACAATGAAAAGATG GAACAAGCGCCACACGTTTCTTCTGTGATGATTGGACGCGGTGCCTTAATAAAACCTTGGATTTTCAAAGAGATTAAGGAACAAAAGCCTTGGAATCCCACTTCCATGCAACGTTTTGATATTTTACGTAGGTACGTTAATTATGGCTTGGAACATTGGGGCTCTGATATGAAAGGTGTGGAGAATACACGTCGCTTTTTGCTTGAATGGCAATCGTTCATGTATCGTTATATACCCTATGAACTATTGGCAAATCCGCCACAGCAAATCAATCAACGTCCCCAAAAGTTTCGTGGACGAGATGAAATAGAAACGTTGATGAGTTCGCCCAATTCAACTGATTGGGTACGTTTGAGTGAAATGTTATTGGGACCGGTGCCGGCTGGATTTGAATTTGTGCCAAAGCATAAAGCTAACGCATACTAG
- the LOC120769379 gene encoding fructose-1,6-bisphosphatase 1 isoform X1, producing the protein MAATTKKNMETGQAFDSNAMTLTRFVLQEQRKFKHATGDLSQLLNCIQTAIKAIASAVRKAGIAKLHGIAGDINVQGEEVKKLDVLSNELFINMLKSSYTTALLVSEENENVIEVELERQGKYVVCFDPLDGSSNIDCLVSIGSIFAIYRRQTEGEPTIQDALQPGNKIVAAGYALYGSATAIVLSLGAGVNGFTYDPAIGEFILTDPNMRVPEKGKIYSINEGYASDWDAGVFGYIAAKKDPSKGKPYGARYVGSMVADVHRTIKYGGIFIYPATKSAPNGKLRLMYECNPMAFLMTQAGGLASDGRIDILDIVPQKIHERSPIFLGSKQDVEEALSYVQAAQK; encoded by the exons ATGGCAGCAACCACCAAAA agaatatggaGACCGGTCAAGCGTTCGATTCCAATGCCATGACATTGACGCGCTTTGTGCTGCAGGAGCAACGCAAGTTCAAACATGCCACCGGCGATCTCTCACAATTGCTCAACTGCATACAGACAGCCATCAAGGCCATCGCCTCGGCGGTGCGTAAAGCTGGCATAGCCAAATTGCATGGCATAGCGGGCGATATCAATGTGCAAGGTGAGGAGGTGAAGAAACTGGATGTGCTTTCGAATGAACTATTTATCAATATGTTAAAATCATCATACACCACGGCGCTGCTGGTGTCCGAGGAGAATGAGAATGTGATTGAGGTGGAGTTGGAGCGACAG GGTAAATATGTGGTCTGCTTCGATCCGCTCGACGGTTCTTCGAACATCGATTGTTTGGTCTCGATCGGTTCCATCTTCGCCATCTACCGGCGTCAAACCGAAGGTGAACCCACCATACAAGATGCATTGCAGCCGGGTAATAAAATTGTTGCCGCCGGTTATGCGCTCTATGGTTCAGCCACTGCTATTGTATTGAGTTTGGGTGCGGGCGTTAATGGTTTCACTTACGATCCGGCAATTGGTGAATTCATTTTGACCGATCCGAATATGCGTGTACCGGAAAAGGGTAAAATCTATTCGATTAACGAGGGTTATGCCTCCGATTGGGATGCGGGCGTATTCGGTTATATTGCTGCTAAAAAGGATCCCAGCAAAGGTAAACCATATGGTGCACGCTATGTTGGCTCGATGGTGGCCGATGTACATCGTACCATTAAATATGGTGGCATTTTCATTTATCCTGCAACTAAATCGGCGCCAAACGGTAAATTGCGTCTGATGTACGAATGCAATCCGATGGCATTTTTGATGACACAAGCTGGCGGCTTGGCCAGTGACGGACGCATTGACATTTTGGATATTGTGCCGCAGAAAATACACGAACGCAGCCCTATTTTCCTGGGCTCCAAGCAGGATGTGGAGGAAGCGTTGAGTTATGTGCAAGCCGCGCAAAAGTAG